One Blastopirellula marina genomic region harbors:
- the rplS gene encoding 50S ribosomal protein L19: MSQDLMNKVEAAYKKSEVDFFEIGDTVEVHTKILEGQKERIQKFIGTVIAKSGSGTREMFTVRRIVAGEGVEKKFPLHSPQIAKVEVTRRSVVRRAKLYYLRDRVGKATRLRERRV; this comes from the coding sequence ATGAGCCAAGATTTGATGAACAAGGTCGAAGCGGCCTACAAGAAGTCCGAAGTCGATTTCTTCGAAATCGGTGACACTGTCGAGGTCCACACCAAGATCCTCGAAGGTCAGAAAGAACGTATCCAGAAATTCATCGGTACCGTCATCGCCAAGAGTGGTAGCGGCACCCGTGAAATGTTCACCGTTCGCCGTATCGTCGCTGGCGAAGGTGTTGAAAAGAAGTTCCCACTCCACAGCCCGCAGATCGCCAAGGTGGAAGTCACGCGTCGTAGCGTCGTCCGCCGTGCCAAGCTGTACTACCTGCGCGATCGCGTTGGTAAGGCTACCCGCCTGCGAGAACGCCGCGTCTAA
- a CDS encoding GNAT family N-acetyltransferase encodes MAEKDASEIGPVIESNDSEFCCYWGQSSEVDLTKEPYWYRLISKIAHPYFNSIFEANIPPDRLVAGVEEAISPFRARKLPMAWWVGPKTRPVNLGEALARHGFEHVACEAAMAIRPFDADYERISEEVEVQAVSTANDLRTWVEIMTGVYGLPEHTQEPWFRILKKAGLGSQSKLQHFLASVDGEVAGVGSIFYGSQAAGIYNIAVLPPFRGQGVASTLTISLLSLIEERGYELATLCASQKAKSLYRQIGFRVYGELNCYQWSPD; translated from the coding sequence TTGGCAGAAAAAGACGCCAGCGAAATCGGCCCGGTTATTGAGTCCAACGACAGCGAGTTTTGTTGTTACTGGGGACAATCTTCCGAGGTTGATTTGACCAAGGAGCCTTACTGGTACCGCCTGATCAGCAAGATCGCGCACCCGTATTTCAATAGTATCTTCGAGGCGAATATTCCACCGGATCGACTCGTTGCAGGCGTTGAGGAAGCGATTTCTCCGTTTCGTGCGAGAAAGCTGCCGATGGCCTGGTGGGTTGGTCCTAAGACCCGTCCGGTCAATCTCGGTGAGGCACTAGCCCGGCATGGTTTTGAGCACGTGGCCTGTGAAGCGGCGATGGCCATTCGCCCTTTCGATGCCGACTATGAACGGATCAGCGAAGAGGTCGAAGTTCAGGCGGTTAGCACGGCGAATGATCTTCGCACGTGGGTCGAGATCATGACCGGTGTCTATGGACTGCCAGAGCATACGCAGGAGCCTTGGTTCAGGATTCTCAAGAAGGCAGGGCTGGGGAGCCAAAGCAAGTTGCAGCACTTTCTCGCCTCGGTCGACGGCGAAGTGGCTGGCGTGGGATCCATTTTCTATGGGAGCCAGGCGGCGGGTATCTACAACATAGCTGTCCTGCCGCCGTTTCGTGGGCAGGGAGTCGCCTCGACATTGACGATCTCGCTATTGTCGTTGATCGAGGAGCGAGGGTACGAACTGGCAACACTCTGCGCGTCACAAAAGGCCAAGTCGCTATATCGGCAGATCGGATTTCGCGTGTATGGGGAACTGAATTGTTATCAGTGGTCGCCAGATTAG
- a CDS encoding Y-family DNA polymerase gives MTYVNWMMQDMNSFFASAEQFLRPELRNRPVGVVPLESDATCIIAASWQAKQCGIRTGTKVYEAKRLCPHIQLVRARPSVYVEIHHELLKSVDQCAEVHHVYSIDEWTIKLCGRYREIEHALQLAGAIKRQLRRDFGPWLTSSIGIAPTRLLAKTASNLKKPDGLSVLTTDVLPGRLTHLSLEDLPGLGRGMVARLNSSGIHSIEGLWKLDRRHALQIWGSVSGARWWDGLHGIDVPEPPTSRHSMSHGRVLDPRFRNETGAHCILVLLLCKLARRLRQTGYYTRSLQLTLTGNQGTLLNEKIDLPCVQDTLSILHQFERLWLRRPQNLRGLKKVDVTVSKLEQRSEVSGYLFDEISQSQRLSHALDEISDRWGANSIYFANTHAYRDVLEDKIAFGRIPELDKKNSAFHTVT, from the coding sequence ATGACTTACGTGAATTGGATGATGCAGGACATGAACTCCTTCTTTGCTTCGGCAGAACAGTTCTTGCGGCCTGAGTTACGCAACCGGCCTGTCGGGGTCGTACCCCTCGAGTCCGATGCAACATGTATCATTGCCGCCAGTTGGCAGGCCAAGCAGTGCGGCATTCGCACAGGCACCAAAGTTTACGAGGCCAAACGCCTATGCCCTCACATCCAACTCGTTAGGGCCCGGCCGAGCGTCTATGTCGAGATACATCACGAGTTGCTCAAAAGCGTCGATCAATGCGCCGAAGTTCATCACGTCTATTCGATCGACGAATGGACCATCAAGCTTTGTGGACGCTATCGTGAAATCGAGCATGCCCTACAGTTGGCCGGAGCGATTAAGCGACAACTTCGCCGAGACTTTGGTCCCTGGCTGACTAGTTCAATCGGCATTGCCCCGACCCGCTTGCTTGCCAAGACAGCAAGTAACCTGAAGAAGCCGGACGGTTTAAGCGTTCTGACGACAGACGTCCTGCCTGGCCGACTGACTCATTTATCACTTGAGGACCTGCCTGGACTGGGGCGCGGCATGGTAGCTCGCCTCAATAGTTCAGGCATCCATTCAATCGAGGGCCTTTGGAAACTCGATCGCCGACACGCCCTGCAGATATGGGGCTCCGTTTCGGGAGCTCGTTGGTGGGACGGCCTGCATGGCATCGATGTCCCCGAACCTCCTACGAGTCGTCACTCCATGAGCCACGGTCGCGTATTGGATCCTCGGTTCCGGAACGAGACAGGGGCGCACTGTATCCTCGTACTACTGCTATGCAAACTTGCTCGCCGACTTCGGCAGACAGGCTACTATACTCGTAGCCTACAGCTTACGCTGACCGGCAATCAAGGAACGCTGCTCAACGAGAAAATAGATTTACCCTGCGTGCAAGACACATTGTCGATCCTTCATCAGTTTGAACGTCTATGGCTTCGACGTCCGCAAAACTTACGGGGGCTGAAAAAGGTCGATGTCACCGTGAGCAAGCTCGAACAACGTAGCGAGGTTTCAGGCTATCTTTTCGACGAGATCTCTCAGTCTCAGCGGCTATCCCACGCGCTGGACGAAATCAGCGACCGCTGGGGGGCGAACTCCATCTACTTCGCCAATACACACGCTTATCGCGATGTCCTGGAAGACAAAATCGCGTTTGGAAGAATTCCTGAGTTGGACAAGAAGAATAGTGCCTTTCACACGGTTACTTAA
- a CDS encoding dihydrofolate reductase has product MTTLSDDMHVPVILVGAMTKDRVIGQGDKMPWDIPEEYQTFIDNIRGQTVVMGRKSYDVFGPDLTSAYAIVVSRGDPDVSVPVAHGIDKALKLAHSYGKKVFVAGGSQIYELALPHANRMYLSEIKQDYAGDRYFPEFDRQQWQIVREDEHARFIYREWKRLG; this is encoded by the coding sequence GTGACGACTCTATCCGACGACATGCACGTTCCGGTCATTCTTGTAGGAGCAATGACGAAAGACCGCGTGATCGGCCAGGGGGACAAGATGCCCTGGGATATCCCGGAAGAATATCAGACGTTCATCGATAACATTCGTGGGCAGACCGTTGTCATGGGGCGGAAGTCGTATGACGTTTTTGGTCCCGATTTAACCAGTGCCTATGCGATCGTGGTCTCGCGGGGGGACCCGGATGTCAGCGTGCCGGTTGCCCATGGCATCGACAAGGCACTCAAGCTGGCACACTCTTACGGGAAAAAGGTATTTGTTGCGGGAGGATCGCAGATTTACGAACTCGCGTTGCCGCATGCGAACCGGATGTACTTGAGTGAAATCAAGCAAGACTACGCAGGGGACAGATACTTCCCTGAGTTCGATCGCCAACAGTGGCAAATCGTTCGCGAAGATGAACATGCCCGATTTATCTATCGCGAGTGGAAACGCCTTGGTTAA
- a CDS encoding type II secretion system protein, with protein MSQSKKAGFTLIEVLIVVVILAVLAATVIPQFTDSTTDAKKSSVLFNLHTLRSQIQLYRAHHDGAVPGSALNELTIATNADGTSGGPFGPYLSKLPVNNFTNSNTVKVVTADPVSADFTDTHGWLYNATTGEVWINYEDLGTE; from the coding sequence ATGTCGCAATCGAAGAAAGCTGGTTTCACGCTTATTGAAGTCCTGATTGTCGTGGTCATCCTGGCTGTATTGGCAGCTACGGTCATTCCGCAATTCACGGACTCAACGACGGATGCCAAGAAAAGTAGCGTGCTGTTCAACCTGCATACCTTGCGTTCACAGATCCAGCTGTATCGTGCCCATCACGACGGGGCTGTCCCCGGTTCAGCGCTGAACGAACTGACTATTGCCACCAATGCGGACGGCACCTCAGGCGGCCCATTTGGTCCATATCTCTCGAAACTTCCGGTGAACAATTTCACCAACAGCAACACCGTCAAGGTTGTCACTGCCGATCCGGTCTCGGCTGATTTCACCGACACCCATGGCTGGCTGTACAATGCCACCACCGGTGAAGTTTGGATCAATTACGAAGATCTAGGCACAGAATAA
- a CDS encoding redox-sensing transcriptional repressor Rex, translating into MAKSKDNKKATSDQRVSKAVVSRLSLYLRELSRLERAGIETTSSTKLGEMLGFSDAQVRKDLANFGQFGYPGVGYRCSELIATIRQIMGTDQKWPVALVGVGNLGRALLGYRGFSNQGFNTVAAFDLDPKIVGTEIEGIPVFSLENVDKIVKEKSIQLAILAVPAAAAQEVAERLVEAGIRGFLNFAAVTLRLPDDVTVIGVDLAIEMEQLSFAMTSRMS; encoded by the coding sequence ATGGCGAAAAGCAAAGACAATAAGAAAGCTACCAGCGACCAGCGCGTCTCCAAGGCCGTTGTAAGTCGATTGAGCCTTTACCTGCGCGAACTTTCCCGTTTAGAGCGGGCCGGAATCGAAACAACCAGCAGTACCAAGCTGGGAGAGATGTTGGGCTTTTCCGATGCCCAAGTCCGAAAAGATTTGGCAAACTTCGGGCAATTCGGATACCCAGGCGTTGGATATCGTTGCTCTGAATTGATTGCCACCATTCGCCAGATCATGGGCACCGATCAAAAATGGCCAGTCGCTCTCGTTGGTGTCGGTAATCTGGGTCGAGCCTTGCTGGGATATCGCGGCTTTTCCAACCAAGGTTTCAATACAGTCGCGGCCTTCGATCTTGATCCGAAGATCGTCGGTACCGAGATCGAAGGCATCCCGGTCTTCAGCCTGGAGAATGTCGACAAGATCGTTAAGGAGAAGTCGATTCAACTGGCAATCCTTGCCGTACCGGCCGCTGCTGCTCAAGAAGTGGCAGAGCGTCTGGTCGAAGCAGGCATTCGAGGCTTCCTTAACTTTGCCGCTGTTACGTTGAGGCTACCAGACGATGTCACCGTTATTGGAGTCGATTTGGCGATTGAAATGGAACAACTTTCTTTCGCCATGACCTCGCGAATGTCGTAG
- a CDS encoding Crp/Fnr family transcriptional regulator — MAGQIWYLKSCRLFENCTPPQIARLEAASRAKSVAKGEPIYLPADDANSVLVLASGRVKICHLTSDGKQSILAFIEPGEIFGELAILNMGNRDEYAEAIENSRVIAIPDETLRELMEEQADLCLGVTKIIGLRRQRIERRVKNLLYLPNRERIIHLLLELAEQYGLQTDRGIELSIRLSHQDLASLVGSTRETVTVVLGAMQNDGLIELGRRKVILKAPDQLAHQVGVPSLRMSAHPPSTSPAGFHFRHSFGT, encoded by the coding sequence ATGGCGGGACAAATCTGGTATCTCAAGTCGTGCCGGCTATTTGAGAACTGCACCCCTCCGCAAATCGCACGACTCGAAGCAGCCAGTCGTGCCAAATCTGTTGCCAAAGGTGAACCCATCTACCTGCCAGCCGATGACGCGAATTCCGTGCTGGTTTTAGCGAGTGGCCGCGTCAAAATCTGCCATCTGACTAGTGATGGAAAGCAATCCATTCTGGCGTTCATCGAACCGGGGGAAATCTTCGGTGAATTGGCGATTTTGAACATGGGAAATCGAGATGAATACGCGGAAGCAATCGAGAATTCTCGAGTCATTGCGATTCCCGATGAAACGCTGCGAGAGTTAATGGAAGAGCAGGCAGATCTTTGTCTTGGCGTAACCAAGATCATAGGCTTGCGGCGGCAGAGAATCGAACGGCGAGTAAAGAACTTGCTTTACTTGCCCAATCGCGAGCGGATTATCCATCTCCTGTTGGAATTAGCCGAACAATACGGGCTGCAAACGGATCGCGGAATCGAACTGTCTATTCGCCTGTCACATCAAGATTTAGCGAGTCTTGTCGGCAGTACCAGGGAAACCGTAACGGTAGTCCTGGGGGCCATGCAAAACGACGGGCTGATTGAACTTGGCCGCAGAAAGGTTATTCTCAAAGCACCTGATCAATTAGCTCATCAAGTTGGCGTTCCTTCCCTGCGGATGAGTGCCCACCCCCCATCCACTTCCCCTGCTGGTTTCCATTTTCGCCATTCATTTGGCACGTGA
- a CDS encoding anti-sigma factor family protein, giving the protein MPSDETWSECPNGEITKLQQLLKERRIQGRRKLMFAAGSATLGIASAGIGIILFHAEPSVTILSCQECVDLLPRYVEGTLSTPSKQKAVEKHLVHCEKCRKYLEATY; this is encoded by the coding sequence ATGCCTTCTGACGAAACTTGGTCCGAATGCCCAAATGGTGAAATCACCAAGCTTCAGCAATTGCTGAAGGAGCGTCGTATCCAGGGGCGTCGCAAGCTCATGTTCGCCGCTGGCAGTGCTACGTTGGGAATCGCCAGTGCCGGCATTGGCATTATTTTATTCCACGCTGAACCGTCAGTTACGATTCTCTCCTGCCAGGAATGCGTTGACCTGCTTCCCAGATATGTCGAGGGCACCCTGAGCACCCCATCTAAGCAAAAAGCCGTTGAAAAGCACCTCGTTCATTGCGAAAAGTGTCGCAAGTATTTGGAAGCAACTTATTAG
- the rpsB gene encoding 30S ribosomal protein S2 yields MSSGQQFVQELVECGIHFGHRTSRWNPKMAPYIYAKKNQIHIIDVRETIRGLLRAKKYLAQVSEGGSLVLFVGTKRQAGAAIEREAERCGMPFINERWLGGTLTNFRTIRSRLTRLEELERIIEGDELAKYSKKMQSSLQREYRKMYRNLNGLRTMNRLPEALVIVDPKKEKNAIKEAQSLGITTVALTDTDCDPDQVDLPIPGNDDGIRSIEMFLKLMADAAIDGKHHAAQQTEQAAK; encoded by the coding sequence ATGTCGAGCGGACAGCAATTTGTCCAGGAACTTGTCGAATGCGGCATTCACTTCGGTCACCGCACCAGTCGGTGGAACCCGAAGATGGCTCCGTACATTTACGCCAAGAAGAACCAAATTCACATCATCGACGTCCGCGAAACAATTCGCGGTCTTCTGCGAGCCAAGAAGTACCTGGCTCAGGTTTCCGAAGGGGGCAGCTTGGTGTTGTTCGTCGGAACCAAACGCCAAGCCGGTGCCGCGATCGAACGTGAAGCTGAACGCTGCGGCATGCCGTTCATCAACGAACGCTGGCTCGGTGGCACGCTGACCAACTTCCGCACTATTCGTAGCCGCTTGACTCGCCTGGAAGAGCTGGAACGGATCATCGAAGGTGACGAACTGGCGAAGTACTCGAAGAAGATGCAGTCGTCGCTGCAACGCGAATACCGCAAGATGTACCGCAACCTAAACGGTCTGCGTACGATGAATCGCCTGCCAGAAGCCCTGGTGATCGTCGACCCGAAGAAAGAAAAGAACGCCATCAAGGAAGCTCAATCGCTGGGCATCACGACGGTGGCTCTGACCGATACCGACTGCGATCCGGATCAAGTCGACCTGCCGATCCCAGGCAACGACGACGGTATCCGTTCGATCGAAATGTTCCTGAAGCTGATGGCCGACGCCGCCATCGATGGCAAGCATCACGCTGCCCAGCAAACGGAACAAGCAGCTAAGTAA
- the tsf gene encoding translation elongation factor Ts, producing the protein MTAITAGAVMALREKTGLPMMECKKALTESNGDEEKAILWLRENGKVKQLNRTDRTTEFGRVGIYTDGEKGAMVEFKCESAPVTQLEEFIALANDLAKVYAETPSVTTAEELLAQPSTIKPGTTLGDLKDDMFNRIREVFNVGRMVRVEGATGGYSHNSSTVSGVLVHVEGNNAEAVKDVAMHIAAMSPSVLSKEDIDPALADKERSILKAAAMNEDSSKPENIIDKMVEGRMRNFYAQVALLEQPFVKEPKQTVSKYAEENGVKILNFTHWVIGDDAAPSAESSEG; encoded by the coding sequence ATGACGGCAATCACCGCCGGAGCGGTCATGGCACTTCGCGAAAAGACCGGCCTTCCTATGATGGAATGCAAAAAGGCCCTCACTGAGTCGAATGGCGACGAAGAAAAGGCGATCCTGTGGCTTCGCGAAAATGGTAAGGTCAAGCAGTTGAACCGCACTGATCGCACCACGGAATTCGGCCGCGTCGGCATTTACACCGACGGCGAAAAGGGTGCCATGGTTGAATTCAAGTGCGAAAGCGCTCCGGTTACTCAGTTGGAAGAGTTCATCGCGCTGGCCAACGACTTGGCCAAGGTTTACGCCGAAACTCCAAGCGTCACCACCGCCGAAGAGCTGTTGGCCCAACCTTCGACCATCAAGCCAGGCACGACGCTGGGTGACTTGAAAGACGACATGTTTAACCGCATCCGCGAAGTCTTCAACGTGGGCCGTATGGTCCGTGTCGAAGGTGCCACCGGCGGTTACAGCCACAACTCGAGTACTGTGAGCGGTGTTTTGGTGCACGTCGAAGGAAACAATGCCGAAGCTGTCAAGGACGTCGCCATGCACATCGCTGCGATGAGCCCTTCGGTTTTGAGCAAGGAAGACATCGACCCTGCCCTTGCGGACAAGGAACGATCTATCCTCAAAGCTGCTGCCATGAACGAAGATTCGAGCAAGCCTGAAAACATCATCGACAAGATGGTGGAAGGCCGCATGCGTAACTTCTACGCCCAGGTCGCCCTGCTCGAACAGCCGTTCGTCAAAGAACCTAAGCAAACCGTCAGCAAGTATGCTGAGGAAAATGGCGTGAAGATCCTGAACTTCACCCACTGGGTCATCGGCGACGACGCTGCTCCTTCCGCGGAAAGCAGCGAAGGCTAA
- the pyrH gene encoding UMP kinase, with translation MPETPENHTTKYKRIILKLSGESFSRAGERGIAMDEVVSISQQIRQAAAVGCQIAVVIGGGNILRGGQFKNESASIQEATAHYMGMLATVINGLALQDALESLGMSTRLMTAIHMHGVAEPYIRRKASRHLEKGRIVILAAGTGSPFVTTDTAAAQRALELEADILMKATRVDGVYSDDPEKNPHAVFYRTLGFDKVVAENLRVMDGTAISQCREHGMPILVFNYKVDGNIQKAVRGEQVGTLIDPNL, from the coding sequence ATGCCGGAAACGCCTGAGAACCACACCACCAAGTACAAACGGATCATCCTCAAACTTTCTGGTGAGAGCTTTTCGCGAGCCGGCGAACGAGGGATCGCTATGGACGAAGTGGTCAGCATTTCGCAGCAAATCCGGCAAGCTGCAGCGGTTGGCTGCCAAATTGCCGTCGTCATTGGAGGAGGTAATATCCTTCGCGGCGGACAGTTCAAAAACGAAAGCGCTTCGATCCAAGAAGCTACGGCCCACTACATGGGCATGCTCGCTACTGTGATCAATGGCCTGGCCCTGCAAGACGCGTTGGAAAGCCTTGGCATGTCCACACGATTGATGACCGCCATTCATATGCACGGTGTCGCCGAACCTTACATCCGCCGTAAGGCATCCCGTCACCTGGAAAAGGGGCGGATCGTTATTCTGGCCGCAGGCACCGGCAGCCCGTTTGTCACCACCGACACGGCAGCCGCCCAACGGGCCTTGGAACTGGAAGCCGATATCCTGATGAAGGCCACTCGGGTCGATGGCGTCTACAGTGACGACCCCGAAAAGAATCCACACGCCGTCTTCTACCGCACGCTGGGCTTCGACAAGGTTGTCGCAGAAAACCTGCGTGTGATGGATGGCACGGCGATTAGCCAGTGTCGTGAGCACGGCATGCCGATCCTTGTGTTCAACTACAAGGTGGACGGCAATATCCAGAAGGCGGTCCGCGGAGAACAGGTCGGAACGCTGATCGATCCGAATCTGTAA
- a CDS encoding PH domain-containing protein, with amino-acid sequence MDRSRFPAKIDWGISLLIAGLAILCCGQGIVCFFLPPPTYISGVLLLLTGALLQSIWMWTYYTIDKQYVHVQCGPIWWTIPLADIYGIEKTSSIWLMMGGPHLRLALSQQGLMIRYHRHPGQKWFGLFDPAVLISPVDRDRFLEAIKSARPDLVLTEKGNLRLEE; translated from the coding sequence GTGGATCGTTCGCGATTCCCAGCCAAAATCGACTGGGGAATATCCTTGCTGATCGCTGGACTGGCGATACTATGCTGCGGCCAGGGCATCGTCTGTTTCTTCCTTCCCCCACCCACGTACATCAGTGGGGTTCTGCTGCTACTGACCGGCGCACTGCTGCAATCGATCTGGATGTGGACCTACTACACGATTGACAAACAGTACGTGCACGTTCAGTGTGGCCCCATCTGGTGGACGATCCCTCTTGCGGACATTTACGGTATCGAGAAAACGTCCAGCATTTGGCTCATGATGGGAGGCCCTCATCTGCGACTTGCTCTCTCGCAACAAGGGCTAATGATTCGTTACCACCGTCATCCCGGACAGAAATGGTTTGGGCTTTTCGATCCTGCCGTACTCATTTCACCCGTCGATCGAGATCGATTCCTGGAAGCCATCAAGTCCGCTCGCCCTGATCTGGTGCTAACGGAAAAAGGAAATCTACGGCTTGAAGAGTAG
- the frr gene encoding ribosome recycling factor, which yields MNAEQISEDATQRMEKAIDVLKNGLSGVRTGRATPGLVDSLRVEVYGSLQPIKQIASVSVPEPSQLLIRPYDAGAIKDIEKAIVASDLGMAPQSDGRVIRLNVPPLSTEVRKKLVSRIKELAEESRVSIRNIRRDANKAADTAEKDKTISEDIRDDIKDSVQELTKKYEDQVNEMAKTKEKDVMED from the coding sequence ATGAACGCGGAACAAATTTCGGAAGACGCTACGCAGCGTATGGAAAAAGCGATCGACGTCTTGAAGAACGGCCTCAGCGGCGTTCGTACCGGTCGTGCGACCCCAGGTCTGGTCGACTCGCTGCGAGTCGAAGTGTACGGATCGCTTCAACCCATCAAGCAGATCGCTTCGGTGAGCGTTCCCGAGCCTAGCCAGCTTTTGATCCGTCCTTACGATGCTGGTGCCATCAAAGACATTGAAAAGGCGATTGTCGCCAGCGATCTGGGAATGGCACCACAGAGCGATGGCCGCGTGATCCGCTTGAACGTTCCGCCTCTGTCGACCGAAGTTCGCAAGAAGCTCGTTTCGCGTATCAAGGAACTTGCCGAAGAATCACGAGTTTCGATTCGCAACATCCGCCGCGATGCCAACAAGGCTGCCGATACCGCGGAAAAGGATAAGACGATCAGCGAAGACATCCGCGACGACATCAAAGACAGCGTCCAGGAATTGACCAAAAAGTACGAAGACCAGGTCAACGAGATGGCCAAGACCAAAGAGAAGGATGTGATGGAAGACTAA